TGCGGCCGGTGCCGCGGCGGCATGGATTTTGTTATACTGCTCGACCACGGCCGGAGTGATGTTGGAAGGCTGGTCCGCGTAGAGCACCGGAGTCTGGGGCGACGAGACATCCAGCACGACGGAAAGCCCGTTCTTCTCGGCATAGTCGGTGATGATGGCCATCATCTTCTGACCGATCTCGTTGATGGCATCCTGCTCGGCGGTCTGGAACTCGGCGGTGGCGTCTTCGTTGGTACGATTCAGCGCGCGCGTCTTGTCATCAATGGAGCGCATCAGTTTATTGCGAGCATCGTCGCTGAGGGTCTTCTCCTGATTGCGGAGCTGATCCTGTAGAGCGGTAAGCTCGCTCTGCATCTTCTCCAACTCGCCGCGCTTGGGGGCGAAGCGGGCTTGTAAAGCTTGGGCGGCTTTTTGCCCATCGGTACTTTGGGCGATGGCCATCTGAATATTTATGATGCCCATTTTCTGCGCCGTTTGCGCTTTTGCCGTGCTCATACCCACCGTGAGGGCGGCAATCATAATCATCGGAATCAATCGTTTCATTCCGTTACTCTCCTTGACTGACTTGAATTTGACCATAATACGTTCTTTCATTATCTATTACTTACTTGCCTATCTTCAACTCTTGGTTGAGCTGTTTATCCAGCATCCCCTCGATCTGCTTCTTGCGCGCCGTAAACTCTTCGTCGTCCGGTTTCAGCAGGATGGCTTTGTCGAGCGCGACCAGCGCCTCATTCAGGTCGTTCTTATGACCGTAGGCGAGCGAGAGATTGTAGTAGGTGGTGGCTTCGTTCGGTTTCAGTTTGGCGATCTCCTGGTACTTGGCGATGGCGCCGTCAAAATCCTTCTTCGCCAGGGAAGCGCTGGCCTGCGAACTGAGTGCCTGCATGCGCACGAGCTGTATCTTCGGCTCATGCTGCTTGTCGATGGCGGCAGCGGCTTCGATATTTTTCATCGCCTCTTCGAGCAAGCCCTTGTTTGCCTGAGACACGGCTTTGATTACCAGCGGATTTGGCAAATCGGGCGCGATCAATAGAATCTCGTCTGACTTGGCGATGGCTTCATCATTTTTGCCAGAGATCATCAGAACGTTGGCCGCCTGCAGCATCGTGTTCAGCTTGCCCACGGATACGAAAACAGGGGCGCAGGTGTTGACCTTATTGCCCGCGATAGCCAACCCCTTGGCTTTGGTCAGCATGTAGTTGTCCATGCTGCCGTCCAAGTCGTACTTGCCGTCCTTGAGTCCCTTGAACTCCACTTCACCCTCGTCGTTCGTCTTCTTCTTCCACTCTTTGGCCTGCTCGGTGTTCCTGAGAATGAATTCGAGCTTGATGGCAGGCTCTCCTGAATCGGTTTTAATCGTGCATTGCAGACTATTGTCTGCGTGCAATGCGGGCGTCATCACTGCGGCCAGGGTAGCGGCCATGATGGTGGCGGAAATTTTACGAAGTTTCATATTTCTATCCTCCCTCTCGAAGCCGGGCTGAATACCCAAGCCGGAGTAGTGCCATGAATTTTGATCCCAAAACTTTTATTGCTTGCAAAGCTATTTCCCGTTTTGCTGGGCCGTTACCAACTGCCGGGCCTGATTCATTGCCGCCACCGCCGCCTGCACCTGCGGATCGTTCCCAGCTTCCACTTGCTCACCGGCCTCGATTCCGTACACCAAGGTCAGCACCTCGGACTGAATGCGCCATCGAATCCAAGGACGAACTTTTTCCCACTCATCCGCTGGGGCGCGAAACCCCGCCTCGCGCAGGAACATCTCAAACTGGCCGACAACCTCATCGGTCGCCTTGAATTCACGGCCTACCTTGCCACGCCGCTGTAGCAGCCCTTGGGCAAAATTAATGAAGGCCGTGCTTTCTTCAAGCACTTCCATCAATGGCCGCAGGCGCAACGGTGGCACAACTTCATCCGGCTCAAGACCTCCGCCCTGTCGCAGCGGACGTCCGTTATCTGTGGTAATCTCTTCGGGTAACTCTTAGCTTAACCATAGGCCTAACCCATCGCGGCCTCCGCTAAGGATACCAGCCAGGGCCGTTGCTGGCAATTCTTTTTGCACCGACCGGCCACGCGGGGTGAAATAGCGGGCGGTGGTCAGGACGAGGGCCGCGCCCTGGCTCAGCGGCATGATCGCTTCGGCCACCCCCTTGCCGAAAGTAGTTTCGCCCACCAACCAGGCGCGGTCGTGTTCTTGCAACGCGGCGGCGATGATCTCCGATGCGCTGGCGGAGTTTTCATTTATTAAGACCACCAGCGGAAGCCTGGCGAAGGCTGCCGGAGATGGGCCCCCAGATGATCCTGAAGTTGGAGTCGCGTAGCGCGTCTCGGGGACATTCCGTCCGCGCAGGCTGACTACGAGATTGCGATCCGGCTTGTTGCTATCGCCCTCGGGCAGGAACAAGCCCACGGTTTCCGCTGCCGCATCCACCGAGCCGCCGGGGTTGCCGCGCAGATCGAGCAGCAGTCCGTTCAGGGGCTCGTCGGCCATCCGGTCAATTGCTTCCTTAATCTCCGATGGCGTTGATCTTTCGATGTGAGCCACATGAACATAGCCGATACCCGGCGCGATCAGGAAGTTCTTGTCCACCGTTGGACTGGCCACCTCGGACGGGTCCAGCTCGAAATCGCGCGGGACCACTGAGCCACTTTGCAACACGGCCAGACGGACCTTCCCGTTGCGCGCGCTCTGCAGCAGCTCCACCATCTCTTCGAGACCCATCTGCGCGATGCGCTGTCCATTGAGCGCCACCACGCGGTCGCCCGGCCCCAGTCCGGCGCGCGCAAAGGGCGAGTCCGGGACCGACTGCAGCACGGTGATCTTCCCGGCCTGCACGTTCAACACCGCGCCGAATCCCTGACGCACGCCGCGCTGCTGCTGTCGCAACGCCAGAAACTGCTGCTCGTCCAGAAATACCGAAAAGGGATCAAGGCGCGAGAGCGCTCCGGCTATGGCTCCGTCGTAGATCAGCCGTCGTATCTCCACCGGCTCGGCGGCATGGGTGGAGATGGCATCAATCGTCGAGGCAACCTGCTGAAGGCTGGCGCGAATCTCTTCGTCCCGCGCGGGCTTCGCCGTTTGCGCGACGACTGGGGGGACCATGAGCAAAGGTATTGCTGTCAGAAGGAGCAGCCGCGATAATATCACCCGGTTGAATGAGGAAAGCCCCGGGCCAGGAAGGGCGCCGAGAAGGGCGCCGAGAAGGGCGAATGCTGCGGCTACTAAATCCCAAGCACCCCATGCATGGGATGTCTCGCCGTCCCGGTTTCCGGGATGGCGCGGGGTTTTCACCGGCTTGAGGGCCGCGACTAGCAAAAGGACCGCCTACCATAAATATGCATATCTAATTGGAAGTGTAACCGAGGTTTTGAGTTGCCAGCCAGCGATGCCGGCGATGAACCTTTTGCAAAATACACAAATTTCGCTCGCCGGTGTAACTGCCCAGTCAATCTATAATAGCCTGCCATGCACTCTCCAAAGGACACCGCCAAATCCAAAGCGAAAGCACTCCTCTTACCACCAAACTCGCCTGAGCAGCTCGACTTGTTGCGCGATCACATTGAACTTTTTCTCACTGAGCATCCCCGCCTGTTGCTCTCCGAGCCGGGGCGCGAGGTGATGGACCTATCCGAAACCAGTTACTCACTCTCCACCGAATTCGGCAAATTGACCTGGCACCTATGGAACGAGCGCAGCAATCTGGTGCGACAGATTACTTCGATTGCGCGTGAGCGGCCCGGACGCCTGGAGCTGAAATGCCAGCGCTTCGGCAAAGGTCCCGCCGGCACGCTGATCCTGGCCGACACGCGAGCGGACGCCGAAAGCCTGGAGCGCCGCGGACGCCGCGTGGAATTTGCGCGCCACCTCAAACGTTGGCTGGCTCAATTGTTTCCGGATGCCCGCATCGACGAACTCACCACCGAGACCAGCATGAAGGACTCGCTCTCCGGCTGCTACGCGCGCGGCGTGTTGAACGATGGGGGCCGCCTGTGGGCCGTGATGGGAGTGGGCGAGGAGGAATCCCCCGCCGTCGTGGACGGCATTCTCACTTACGGATTACTCTGGCTCGATCATCTGCGCCGCCAGCAAACATCGCGTGTTGTGGCCGGGCTGAAGCTGTTCCTCCCGCGCGGACAGAGCGAGTTCAAAAATGAAGGCAGGAGTGAAACCACGCGTCAGCGCATGCCCTGGCTGAATAGCGCCGCCGCCCTGTGGGAGCTCTACGAAACGGGGCCGGAGGTAATTAGGCTGGATATCTCCGACGCGGGGAATTTCCGGACTTCGCTGCACCGCCCTCAGCAGAGCGGAGAACTGCGTGCCGGAAAACTACTCTCGGAAGATGTGCCTCTCGCACGCCGCATGGAACAACTCAGCGACCGTATTGTCTGTCGCATGGGAAGTGATGGCTCGCGCCGCTGGTCGATCCACGGACTGGTAATTGCGCGCGAAAGAGCGAACGATTCAGGCTCGCGAATTTTTTTTGGGCTGGGTCGCGCAGAGACCGGGCTAACTGAACAATCCTTCGAGAGGCTGCGGCGGCTCGCGCAGCAGGTGCTCGATCATCGCATGGCGCCCGTTTCAAAGGAGCCAGACTCTGTGGCAGAGCCGCTCGATCGGCAGCATCCACTTTTTCGCCTTTGCCCCGAGCTTTGGATGGAAGACGTACTCGTGAATCATGCCGAGTCCATTGTTCCCGACCTGCTTGGCAATCAGCTTGCCCGGCAAGTGTTTAGCGTGTCGGGATACGAAACTGGATTTGCCGACCTGCTGGGCGTCGCACGTGGCGGGCGACTGGCGATAATCGAGTTGAAGGCTTCGGAGGACATCCATCTGCCGCTGCAAGGGTTGGACTATTGGATGCGCGTTCACTGGCACATGCAGCGCGGCGACTTCGCGCGCCACGGCTTTTTTCCCGGCGGCGAGCTAAGCGCCGAGCCGCCGCGCCTGCTGCTGGTCAGCCCCGGCCTGCAGTTCCACCCAACGTGCCAGACCGTGCTCCACTATTTTTCACAAAAAATCGATGTGGAAATGATCGGCGTTAATGAGGCGTGGCGCGTCCGCCCGCAAGTAGTCTTCCGCAAGCATCGCGATGACTTCCGCCGGAGTGAATAGGAAATCCATGGCGGAACTCGCCCCAGAAACCGCGCCCGCCTCGCCCTCATTGTGGCGGCACCGCGATTACCGCAGGTTTTGGATTGCGGGCACCATCTCCGGTGCGGGAGATCAGTTCACCAGCCTGGCCATCCCGCTGATTGCCGCTCTCACCTTGCACGCTACGCCTTCACAGATGGGCTACATGGTGGCATTGCATGGCGCGCCCTTTCTGCTCTTCAGCTTGTTTGCCGGCGTGTGGGTGGACCGCATGCCGCGCCGCCCTATTCTGATCGCCTGCGACCTGGGCCGCGCCGCCGTGCTGCTGACCCTGCCGCTGGCCGCCGTCGCGGGAACGATGCGCATGGGGCACTTGTACGCGGTGGAACTGCTGGTTGGGATCATGAATGTGTTTTTCCAAGTGGCTCATCAGGCCTATCTGCCCTCGCTCATCGACCGGCGCCGCCTGATGGAGGGCAACAGCCGCATGGCCGCCTCCAATTCGGTGGCTAGACTCGCCGGCCCCAGCGTGGCTGGATCGGTCATCTAATTTTTCTCCGCCCCCATCGCCATCATAGTGGATGCCATTTCGTTTATTCTTTCCAGCTCATTCACCTTTGCCATCCGCCAGCGCGAGCTGCCGCCGCACGCCGCGCCGCGATTGCCGATACTGGCCGAGATTCGTGTGGGCTTTGCCACTGTGTTGGGGAACCCTGTGTTGCGCTCTCTGGCGGCCTGCATGGGTTCGATCAACTTCGTCGACGCGGGAATGATGGCGCTCTTCATTCTCTTTGCAACGCAGGAACTCGTCCTTGGGCCCGCGCAGATTGGGCTGATTTTGGGCTGCGGCAGCGCTTCCGGGCTGCTGGGCGCCATCGCCGCGGAGAGGATCGCCAGGCGGTTCGGCGTGGGGCGCGTAATTGTCTGGGGCGTGGTGATGTATGGCGTCGGAGCAATCCCGGTGGCCTTTGCTCAGCCGGAGACGGCGTTTCCGCTGCTGATCTGCGCCTTCCTGGTGTTCAGTCTCGCCGGTCCAGTGTTCAGCATCAACCAACTGAGCCTACGTCAGGCAATCACGCCGCATCGCCTCCAGGGCCGCATGAACGCCACCATGCGGTTTCTGAATACCGGCCCGATGGCCCTGGGGGGACTGGTGGGCGGCTGGCTCGGGGAAGCCATCGGACTTCGCCCCGCCATCATCCTGCTGATCACGGCGGGTCTGTCAAGTTTTCTCTGGGTGTACTTCTCGCCCGTGCGCAAACTGCAAGCATTCCCGGAACCGGTGGATTAGGAAACCCGCTTTTACGTTGTCATCCTGAGCGCAGCGAAGGACCTGCTTTTGCTTGTCGGTTGGCCTGTCGATGAGATGAAAAGCAGGTCCTTCGCTGCGCTCAGGATGACAGTGAATAAGGAATGCGCGTCGGCTTACAATCCCAGCTTGTCCCACTTGCCGTCCACGATGGCCTTGATGCGCGGGTCCATCTTCAGCTCGTCAGGCCAGGGGCGCGTGAAGCCCTCCTGCGGCCACTTGCGCGTGGCGTCGATGCCCATCTTCGAGCCGAGATTGGGCATCCGGCTTGAATGGTCGAGTGAATCAACCGGCCCCAGCGTGAACTGTATGTCGCGTTCCGGGTCAATATTATTGAGCGCCTTCCACACCACTTCGGCGCGGTCGTGGACGTTCACGTCCTCATCCACCACCACGATGCACTTGGTGAACATAGCCTGGCCCGTTCCCCAGATCGCGCTCATCACCTTGCGCGCCTGGCCGGGATAGGACTTGCGAATGGAGATCAGCATCAGGTTGTGGAACACGCCCTCGAAGGGCAGCGACATGTCCACCACCTCGGGCAGTTGCATTTTCAGCAGCGGCAGGAAGATGCGTTCGATGGCGTTGCCCATCCAGCAATCCTCCATGGGCGGCTTGCCCACGATGGTGGTCGAGTAAATGGGATCGCGGCGGTGCGTCATGGTAGTGACATGGAAAACCGGATAATCATCGGCGAGCGAGTAGAAGCCAGTGTGATCCCCAAACGGCCCTTCGCGGCGCTGCTCGTTCAGATCAACGTACCCCTCCAGAACAATCTCCGCCGTGGCCGGAACTTCGAGAGCCACCGTGCGGCAGGGCAGCATCTCGACCGGCTTGCCGCGCAAGAATCCGGCGAACATCATCTCATCCAGGTCCGGCGGCAGCGGCGCAATGGCGGAAAAAGTAACCGTGGGATCAGTCCCAATCGCCACGGCCACCTCCATTCGTCCCGCGCCACGGGCCTTCGACGCGCGACGAAAATGGTCGGCGCCCTGCTTGTGCGTCTGCCAGTGCATCCCGGTGGTGCGCTCGTCATAGACCTGCAAGCGATACATGCCGCAGTTGCGCTTGCCCGAGTCCGGGTCGCGCGAAAATACCACCGGGAAAGTTATAAACTTGCCGGCATCATCGGGCCAGCATTGCAGCAACGGCAATTCCATCAGCGAGAAATCCTTTTCGCGGACCACCTCCTGCGCCGGGCCGCTCTTGACCTTCTTGGGCATGAACGCGCCTAGCTCGAAGAGTTTCGGCAGCATGCGGATCTTGTCCATCAGGCCGTCGGGCGTTTGCATGTGCAGCAGTTCGCTGATGCGCCCCGCCACCTGATCGGGCGTCTCGCCGCCCAGCACGATCTCCATGCGGCGCGCCGAGCCGAACGCGTTGATCAGCACCGGCAACTTGCTGCCCTTCACGTTTTCAAATAGCAGCGCTGGTCCGCCGCGCTTGACCATGCGGTCGGAGATCTCGGTGATCTCCAGCACGGGGTCCACTTCCACGCTGATGCGTTTCAGCTCTCCCGCTTTTTCCAGCGCCGCTATAAACTCCCGCAAGTCTTCGTAGGCCACAGATGTCCTTTCCTGCGTGCGGCGACAGTTTGGCGCCGCATCAATAAATAATTGTACTGAATCTCGCGCAGCTTGGCGATTACATGAGGTTCCCGCCGGGAAAGTAAAATTTCATTGGCGCAACTTTCCGCCGCCTGCCTGTGTTTCTATCCGGTAGAGAATGATGGTTTCATCGATGGCCCTTATCTCGCAACGGCAGACAAAGTAGGATGCGCCATTTAGCGGCGCAAGAGATTTCGAGGAGGAGAATATGATTCGTTATCGCAACATCGGCAAGGCAGGCTTCGCGCTGGCAGCCATGGTTCTGGCGGCGGTGATTACTTTGTCCGGACACGCGCAGCGCCCCGGTGGCGGGCAACGCCCCGGTGGGCCGCAAGGCCCTGGAGGTCCGGGCATGGGCCCCGGCGGATTCGGCCCGCGCGTCGCGCAGGAACTTGGATTGAGTGAGTCGCAGAAATCCCAGATACAAAACTATTTGCAGGATACGCGCTCGCAATTGGATGTGTTGCGCAATGACGCCACGCTGACCGATGCGCAGCGCCGCGAAAGGGCCGGTCGAATTCGCGAGACTACGCAGGCGAAGATTCGCTCCGTGCTTACCGCCGATCAGCAGGCCAAGGCCGAGCAGCTCCGCGAGCAGGCGCAGCAGCGCATGCAGAAGCGCAACGAGCAGATGGTCGACCGCCGCATGAAGCAGATGGTAACCCAACTGGGGCTGAGCGCGTCGCAGTCGGAAACGATTAAGGGGCTACTCGATCAGCAAAAGTCGCAGGCGCGCGCCATTCGCGACAATGAGTCACTCAATCGTGAGCAGCGGCAGACGCAGTTGCAGGCTCTGCGAGAGGCGTCCCGCAATCAGGTTCGCGCCACGCTAACCGCCGATCAGCAGGCCAAGCTCGATCAGTTGCGCGAGCAGGCCCGGCAGCGGTTTGAGAATCGCCAGCAGCGTGGCCCCGGCGGTCCGGGAGGTCCGCGAGGCATGGGCGGCCCCATGGGCATTGGCCTGTAAAATACGAGCGGAAAGCACGCGTCAATATAAAGCCCGGCGAATGTTCGCCGGGCTTTTCTTCGGAAACAAGAAGCAAAATCCCGCGCCAGGAAAATCGCTTGACGCGGCTACCAAACCAAAATTGCTCCATGCACTGGTAGCCGCGTCATCCCGATTTTTGGAGGGCGCGGGGTTTTTCCATATTGCGAGATCAGTGCCAGATTGACGCGGGTCTACAGAATCAACATGCAGTCGCCGTAGGAATAGAAACGGTATCGTTCGCGCACGGCGTGTTCGTACGCTGCCAGCACATGCTCTCGGCCCGCGAAGGCGGAGACCAGCATCAGCAGCGTGGATTGCGGCAGATGGAAATTCGTCAGCATTCCACCGATCACCTGAAACGGAAATCCCGGCTGGATGAACAATCGCGTATTGCCCGACCCGACGGTGATGCGGCCGGAATTTGCCGCGGCGATATGCTCGAGCGTGCGCACCGTGGTGGTGCCGACGGCTACGATGCGGCGAACTTCGCGGCGCGCCGATGCGAGTTGCTCCGCTACCGCCTCGCTGACTTCATAACGCTCCGGGTGCATCACGTGTTCTTCGATCTTCTCCGTGTGGATGGGCTGAAACGTCCCGAGGCCCACGTGTAGCGTGATCTCGGCGCGTGCAATGCCGCGCTGCGACAGCTTGTTCAACATGGGTCGCGTGAAGTGCAGCCCCGCCGTGGGTGCGGCCACCGATCCACTCTGACGCGCGTAGACCGTTTGATAGCGCAGACGATCGGCGCGATCGTCCAGGTGATTGCCAGGTCTCAGTATGTATGGCGGCAACGGAATATGCCCGATCCGCTCGATCAGCCGTTGCAGCGATTTACTCTCTTCAAAGCGCAGTGTACGCAGACCGTACTCGCCCCGCGCGATGACTTCAGCTTTTAGATACTCACTGTGCTTTCCTGTCGCCTGGCCCGCTGCACTGGTTGCAGCTTCAAAGACGAGTTGCTCCCCGACGCGAATCTTTTTGCCGGGCCGCACCAGCGCCTCCCATGTGCGCTCATCAATCTGACGCGCCAGCATTGCTTCAATCTCCGATGTCAGATACTCTTCGCGCTTTGGGTGATTCTTGCCGATGGCCATTGCGCGAACGCCCACGCGCCGTCCCAACAGTCGCGCCGGAATCACGCGGGAGTTATTCAAGGCCAACACGTCGCCAGCCTGTAGAATCTCCGGCAGCTCGCGGAACTGGCGATCCTGTATTTCGCCTGTGGTGCGGTTGAGCAACAACATGCGCGAGTCCGTGCGCCGTCGCGGCGGATGCTGCGCGATCAAGTCGAGAGGCAGATGGTAGTTGAAATCATGGAGTTGCATTGTGAGTAGTTGGTTCAGTTAGAGTGTGGATGATTGAACAATTATGCGGGCAATTGCAGGATGGATTGCGCTCCTTGGCGCAGCAAATCTTCCGCGCAGCGCGCGCCGAGGTCTTCCGCGGCGGCCACCGTCAATTCACTGGACTGTTCCTTGGCGTTAATCCACTGCGTGCCAGCCGGGCTGATAACCAGAGCGATTAGCGTCATGGCGGTCGTAGGTTCATTTTCAAACGCCGTGTGCGCGGCGATGGGAATCTGGCAGCCGCCGCCCAGGCGACGCAGGAGAGAGCGCTCGGCGGTGGCGCTCAAGCGCGAACGAAAGTCTTCGAGCGGCGCCAGCGCGGCGAGGGTAGCTTCATCGCGCGAACAGGCCTCAATCCCCAGCGCGCCCTGTCCCACGGCGGGGCAGAGAATTTCGGGAGCCAGATACTCGGTGATTTGCTCCGCCCAGCCCAGTCGATGAATGCCCGCCGCGGCCAGCACAATGGCATCGAGCGGTCCCTCCTTCAGCTTCCGCAATCGCGTGTCGAGGTTTCCGCGCAGTGGTTCAATCCGCAAGTCAGAACGAACCCGGCGAAGCTGTGCGGCGCGGCGAATGCTGCTAGTCCCGATGCGCGCACCTTGCGGGAGATCTCGCAACAGTGCGCCGCCGCGGCTAATTAGTGCATCGCGCACATCTTCGCGCTGCGGCACGGCGGCCAGCGTGAGGCCATCGGGGAGCTGTGTTGGCAAATCTTTTAGACTATGCACGGCCAGATGCGCGCGGCCTTCGAGCAGTGCGTCCTCCAGCTCCTTGGTGAACAGGCCCTTGCCGCCGATCTGCGGCAGCGGCTGTGCCTGCATCTTGTCGCCGGTGGTGGTCATGTTGGCCAACTCCACGCGCAGGCCGGGATTGAGCCGCTCCATCTCCGCGGCCACCCAGCGCGATTGAGTCAGCGCGAGCGGCGATTGGCGTGTGGCGAGAATAAGAGGAGAGTGAGTCATTAAGTGAGTGGGCGATAGTTACTGCTTCAGATTGAAAATCTTCCTTACAGTTTCCACCAGCTTCAGACCGTCGGGCTGCTGCGCCAGTGTCTTCAAATGATGGATGGGCGAGTGTAGGACTTTGTGCATCATGCCTCTGGTCAGCGCGTCCACCGCTTCGCGCTGCTCGGGTGTCAGGCTGGACAGTTGCGATGACACGCGCGTCATCTCCTGCTGGCGCATCTCTTCCAAGTGCGATTGCAGGTCGATGATGGTCGGCACCACTTCCAGCGTCTTCAGCCATTTCAGAAACTTGTCGGTCTCCTGCTCGGCGATCTGCTCGGCGGCCTGCGCCTCGCGCATACGCTCCTTCATGTTGGAGTCAACCACCTGCTGCAGGTCATCAATGTCATAAAGAAAAATGTTGTCAAGCTTGTTGATGGCCGGATCAATGTTGCGAGGCACGGCGATGTCAATCATGAACATCGGCCGGTTCTTTCGTTCCGAGAGCAATCGCTGCGCGTCGGCCATGGTGATGAGGTAGTTCGGCGCGCCGGTGGAAGTAAGAATAATATCGCACTGCGCCGCGTGGGTGAGCATCTGATCAAACGGAACGGCGCGGCCATGCAGCATCGCGGCCATCTCGGTGGCGCGCTCAGGCGAGCGGTTCGTGACATATATATGCACCCCGCCGCTCGACACCAGATGCTTGGCGGCCAACTCACTCATCTTGCCCGCGCCGATCAGGAGTATCTTCTTGTCATTGAGCGAGCCGAAGATTTTCTTGGCCAGCTCCACCGCCGCGTAACTCACCGAGACGGCCGAGCTGGCGATACCGGTCTCCGTGCGCACGCGCTTAGCCACGTGGAACGCGCGAGTTAGCGCCTCGTCGAGCGGCCCGCGCAGAGTGCCGACGGTACGCGCCTGCGCGTAGGCCTCCTTCACCTGGCCGAGTATCTGTGTCTCGCCGATGATCATCGAGTCCAGACTCGAAGCCACGCGAAAAATATGACGAATCACGTCGGCCTGCTGGAAGCGATAGAGGTAGGGCTCGATCTGCGAGTGCGCACGCTGGTGATAATGCGCCAAAAATTGGACCAATGCGCCGGTTACGTCGCCCTGCTCGGCGTCTGAGCGCGCCAATATTTCCACGCGGTTGCAGGTCGACAGGATCATCGCTTCATGCACGCCGGGCAGAGACGCCACGGCCTGCAGCGCCTGCGGCAAGGCAGTCTCCTGGAAGCAGAGTTGCTCCCGGACTTCTACCGGCGCTGTACGATGATTCAATCCAATGAGACTAAAATGCATACGACAAAAGTCCACTCACTCAAACTAAGGAATACGAAACGAGTGCAGGCCGCTGTTGGTGCTCCACGTTATCAGAATTGCCAGGAATCCCGCGATGGCGATGTAGGCGGCCTTGCGTCCGCGCCAGCCCGCTACCCATCGGGCGAACAGCAGGCCGAGATAGATCAGCCAAGTGGCGAAGGCCCAGCCGATCTTTGGGTCCATGGGCCAAGCCGGCCCCCAGACAGTGCTGGCCCATATGGCTCCGGTAACAATGCCCATGGTGATAAAGGGGAAGCCCACGGTGAGTGACTTATAGGCCAGATCATCAATCGACTCAAGCGGCGGCAGGCGGTGGTAGAGCGAGCGCGGACGCTTCGACTTCAACTCGCGTTCCTGCAGCAGGTACATCAGTCCGGCGGCAAAGTTCAGGAAGAAAGCCGTGTATCCCAGCACAATCATGGAGACGTGCAGATACAGCCACGCCGTCTTGAGCAGGGGCGGCATC
This window of the Acidobacteriota bacterium genome carries:
- a CDS encoding glutamyl-tRNA reductase gives rise to the protein MHFSLIGLNHRTAPVEVREQLCFQETALPQALQAVASLPGVHEAMILSTCNRVEILARSDAEQGDVTGALVQFLAHYHQRAHSQIEPYLYRFQQADVIRHIFRVASSLDSMIIGETQILGQVKEAYAQARTVGTLRGPLDEALTRAFHVAKRVRTETGIASSAVSVSYAAVELAKKIFGSLNDKKILLIGAGKMSELAAKHLVSSGGVHIYVTNRSPERATEMAAMLHGRAVPFDQMLTHAAQCDIILTSTGAPNYLITMADAQRLLSERKNRPMFMIDIAVPRNIDPAINKLDNIFLYDIDDLQQVVDSNMKERMREAQAAEQIAEQETDKFLKWLKTLEVVPTIIDLQSHLEEMRQQEMTRVSSQLSSLTPEQREAVDALTRGMMHKVLHSPIHHLKTLAQQPDGLKLVETVRKIFNLKQ
- a CDS encoding c-type cytochrome biogenesis protein CcsB, whose translation is MGHFWLWVALALYSVGLAHAILTVVQRREKIFRVALGAISLGAVLHLVSLVEEGLAVNHFPITTLSESASLASFLLAASFLFVHWRYRFESLSVFVFPLVFVLTLPAAFDRSTEVWMMPPLLKTAWLYLHVSMIVLGYTAFFLNFAAGLMYLLQERELKSKRPRSLYHRLPPLESIDDLAYKSLTVGFPFITMGIVTGAIWASTVWGPAWPMDPKIGWAFATWLIYLGLLFARWVAGWRGRKAAYIAIAGFLAILITWSTNSGLHSFRIP